The following proteins are co-located in the Methylomonas sp. 11b genome:
- the mraZ gene encoding division/cell wall cluster transcriptional repressor MraZ, with product MFRGISSISLDAKGRIAIPTRYREELQESCDRQMVVTVAVDDKCVGEPGCLWLYPLPEWEKLEQTISKLPTLNKMAGKLRRFVIGNASECEMDSQGRLLLPETLREFAGMEKHIMLVGQLNKFEIWNEAAWKAKEQEWMDGNDTEGLEELGSLSF from the coding sequence TTGTTTCGAGGCATAAGTTCAATCAGTTTGGATGCGAAAGGGCGCATTGCAATTCCTACCCGCTATCGGGAGGAGTTACAGGAATCCTGCGACCGCCAAATGGTTGTGACTGTTGCCGTTGACGACAAATGCGTCGGCGAGCCGGGCTGCCTATGGTTATACCCGTTACCGGAATGGGAAAAGCTCGAACAAACCATCAGCAAATTGCCGACTCTAAACAAAATGGCCGGCAAACTGCGGCGTTTTGTGATCGGTAACGCCTCGGAATGCGAAATGGACAGCCAAGGCCGCCTGCTGCTGCCGGAAACCCTCAGAGAGTTTGCCGGCATGGAAAAACATATCATGCTGGTTGGTCAGCTGAATAAGTTTGAAATCTGGAACGAAGCGGCCTGGAAGGCCAAAGAACAGGAATGGATGGACGGTAACGACACAGAGGGCCTTGAAGAACTTGGCTCGCTGTCGTTTTGA
- the rsmH gene encoding 16S rRNA (cytosine(1402)-N(4))-methyltransferase RsmH → MPAHQTVLYEEALEQLNIKPEGIYLDCTFGRGGHSSGILKLLNSSGRLLALDRDMDAIASDEAKRLSEDSRFSLHHASFADLSAVIEQQGYTGKVDGILMDLGVSSPQLDNAERGFSFLRDGPLDMRMDSNHGLSAADYLARVEEKELVRVLFEYGEERFARRIANAVVSQRQQQPLQTTLQLAKLIENSVPFRDKHKHPATRSFQAIRIEINQELEQIKTGLKQAANVLAPGGRLVVIAFHSLEDRIVKRFIRDQAGPKTNPGKLPIKEQDIEQGQLRKIGKSIRAQQQELQQNPRARSAVMRVAEKR, encoded by the coding sequence ATGCCCGCCCATCAGACGGTTTTGTATGAAGAGGCCTTAGAGCAGCTCAACATAAAACCGGAAGGTATTTATCTGGACTGCACTTTCGGACGCGGAGGACATAGCAGCGGCATTCTGAAGTTACTGAATAGCTCCGGCAGATTACTGGCGCTTGACAGAGACATGGACGCCATCGCGAGCGACGAAGCCAAACGCCTTTCGGAAGACAGCCGTTTTAGTTTACATCACGCCAGCTTTGCCGATCTGAGCGCCGTCATTGAACAGCAAGGCTATACCGGCAAAGTCGACGGCATTCTGATGGATTTGGGCGTATCGTCCCCGCAACTGGACAATGCGGAACGCGGGTTCAGTTTTTTACGCGATGGTCCTTTAGACATGCGTATGGATAGCAATCACGGTCTATCGGCGGCGGATTATTTGGCACGAGTCGAGGAAAAAGAATTGGTTCGCGTGCTGTTTGAATATGGCGAAGAGCGCTTTGCCAGACGAATTGCCAACGCTGTTGTCAGCCAACGCCAACAGCAGCCGCTGCAGACCACTCTGCAATTGGCAAAATTGATCGAAAATAGCGTGCCGTTTCGCGACAAGCACAAACATCCTGCAACTCGCAGCTTCCAGGCAATCAGGATAGAGATTAATCAAGAACTCGAGCAGATTAAAACCGGATTGAAACAAGCAGCGAACGTATTGGCACCGGGCGGACGTTTAGTGGTGATCGCCTTCCATTCATTGGAAGACCGCATCGTCAAACGCTTCATTCGCGACCAAGCCGGCCCGAAAACCAATCCCGGCAAGCTGCCGATTAAAGAGCAGGACATCGAACAAGGCCAGTTACGCAAAATAGGAAAGTCGATACGGGCACAACAACAGGAATTGCAACAAAACCCACGCGCACGTAGCGCGGTAATGCGAGTTGCGGAGAAACGTTAA
- a CDS encoding ArsR/SmtB family transcription factor has product MEDKNDTIHYDDNDINRAARCLKAMSHPLRLKILCVLGNNSISVQDIVEQVGTSQSNISQHLAILRDKGILDYKKEANRVYYFIDDERVIHLIQMMRSVFCGT; this is encoded by the coding sequence ATGGAAGACAAAAACGATACCATCCACTACGACGACAACGATATTAATCGGGCTGCGCGCTGTTTGAAAGCGATGTCTCATCCGTTGCGCCTAAAAATCCTGTGTGTGCTCGGTAATAATTCGATCAGCGTACAAGACATCGTTGAGCAAGTAGGTACGAGTCAAAGCAATATTTCCCAGCACCTGGCAATCCTGCGAGACAAAGGCATTCTCGATTACAAAAAAGAAGCCAATCGGGTTTACTACTTTATCGACGATGAGCGCGTAATACATCTGATTCAAATGATGCGCAGCGTTTTTTGCGGCACGTAA
- a CDS encoding UDP-N-acetylmuramoyl-tripeptide--D-alanyl-D-alanine ligase, whose product MKLLLSEIAQAVNGKLIGEDREISATGIDTRTLPPGALYIAIKGKNFDGHSFIDKAEQAGAAALLIEQACSSALPQLIVTDTHLALAELAGFWRKQLPVRVAGVTGSNGKTTVKEMIAAIFATQGHTLSTQGNLNNDIGVPLTLLKLDDSHRYAVIEMGANHPGEIAYTSRYAQADVSVITNIGAAHIEGFGSIEGVAETKSEIFKSLGENGVAVLNRDDAFYDFLLAVAGSHRSVSFGLSPAADITALNIDTSLDSQGFNTYFELKTATDVLPIRLHLAGAHNVKNALAAAAVALQFGISLSDIKQALEQLQPVTGRMQPLSGRKGNIVIDDTYNANPNSLRAALDVLTDCGSEAWVALGAFGELGPDSPAIHREMGELIKAKSVKRLFATGALAKHAVEAFGDGGQFFDDQEQLIDTLTTAITGKETLLVKGSRAQKMENVVAAMVNNFRAA is encoded by the coding sequence ATGAAACTGCTACTTAGCGAAATCGCCCAAGCCGTCAACGGCAAACTGATAGGCGAAGACAGAGAAATTAGCGCGACGGGTATCGATACCCGCACCTTACCACCCGGCGCGCTGTATATCGCCATCAAAGGCAAGAATTTCGACGGCCACAGCTTTATCGATAAGGCTGAGCAAGCCGGCGCGGCAGCGCTGTTAATCGAACAGGCCTGCTCATCGGCGTTGCCGCAACTCATCGTCACCGATACCCATTTGGCATTGGCGGAACTGGCCGGTTTTTGGCGCAAGCAATTACCTGTCAGAGTAGCCGGCGTCACCGGCAGCAACGGCAAAACCACTGTTAAGGAGATGATTGCGGCGATTTTCGCCACCCAAGGCCACACGCTTTCGACTCAAGGCAATCTGAACAACGACATCGGCGTGCCGCTGACGCTCCTGAAACTGGACGATTCCCATCGCTACGCAGTGATTGAAATGGGCGCCAATCACCCCGGCGAAATTGCCTATACCAGCCGCTATGCGCAAGCCGATGTCAGCGTCATCACCAATATCGGTGCCGCCCATATCGAAGGTTTCGGCAGTATTGAAGGCGTCGCCGAAACCAAAAGCGAAATCTTCAAAAGCCTCGGTGAAAATGGCGTGGCGGTATTAAATCGCGACGACGCTTTTTACGATTTCTTACTAGCCGTGGCCGGCAGCCATCGAAGCGTATCCTTCGGCTTGAGCCCCGCGGCAGACATTACTGCTTTAAATATTGACACATCCTTAGACTCCCAAGGCTTTAACACCTATTTCGAATTAAAAACGGCGACTGACGTTTTACCAATCCGATTGCATCTGGCCGGCGCCCACAATGTGAAAAACGCCTTGGCTGCAGCGGCAGTTGCACTGCAATTCGGGATCAGCCTATCAGACATTAAACAAGCCCTGGAACAACTCCAGCCGGTTACCGGCCGCATGCAACCCTTATCGGGCCGTAAGGGCAATATCGTCATCGACGATACCTATAACGCCAACCCCAACTCCTTGAGAGCCGCGTTGGACGTACTGACCGATTGCGGCAGCGAAGCGTGGGTGGCCCTGGGCGCTTTCGGCGAACTCGGCCCGGACAGCCCGGCGATACACCGGGAAATGGGCGAATTAATCAAGGCAAAATCGGTGAAGCGTTTGTTTGCCACCGGTGCATTGGCAAAACATGCCGTTGAAGCCTTTGGCGACGGCGGCCAGTTTTTCGACGATCAGGAACAATTAATAGACACACTGACGACAGCCATCACAGGGAAGGAAACCCTATTGGTTAAAGGCTCGCGCGCCCAGAAAATGGAAAACGTGGTAGCGGCGATGGTCAACAATTTCAGAGCAGCCTAA
- the gpsA gene encoding NAD(P)H-dependent glycerol-3-phosphate dehydrogenase → MPPSISILGAGSWGTALAVQAARNGCDTLLWGHNPRHIAALKQTGENKRYLPGVHFPENLQFTDNLEEAVAFSSVLLISVPSHAFRDSLAQIKPMLSASSRIAWATKGFDCQDGALLSEVAAQVLGANIESAALSGPTFAQEVAADLPTALTIASTSESFAAQLSERLHNQRFRIYTSNDIIGVQVGGACKNVLAIAAGIADGLGFGANTRAALITRGLTEIMRLGIKLGGQADTFMGLAGLGDLILTCTDNQSRNRRFGLALGQGKDQKYALSEINQEVEGVSAAREAHRLSQKYGVEMPITEQVYKVLFEHLPPKQAVQNLLTRDQKPESL, encoded by the coding sequence ATGCCACCATCAATCAGTATTCTTGGCGCCGGCTCATGGGGGACCGCTTTAGCGGTACAGGCAGCCAGAAATGGCTGCGATACCCTTTTGTGGGGCCATAATCCCAGACATATAGCCGCACTAAAGCAAACCGGCGAAAATAAACGGTATTTACCGGGCGTACATTTTCCAGAAAACCTGCAATTCACCGACAATCTTGAGGAAGCAGTGGCTTTCAGCTCGGTATTGCTTATTTCAGTCCCCAGCCACGCCTTTAGGGACTCATTGGCGCAAATCAAACCCATGCTCAGCGCAAGCTCGCGGATTGCCTGGGCCACCAAGGGTTTCGATTGCCAAGATGGCGCCTTGTTAAGCGAGGTAGCGGCACAAGTGCTGGGCGCGAATATCGAAAGCGCCGCACTCTCCGGCCCTACGTTTGCTCAAGAAGTAGCCGCCGACCTGCCAACCGCACTCACCATTGCCTCTACCTCAGAAAGCTTCGCCGCCCAACTCAGCGAACGATTGCACAACCAACGTTTTAGGATCTACACCAGCAACGATATAATTGGCGTTCAGGTAGGCGGAGCCTGCAAAAATGTTCTGGCAATCGCGGCGGGCATAGCCGACGGCCTTGGCTTTGGCGCCAATACCCGAGCCGCACTGATCACTCGCGGCCTAACCGAAATCATGCGCCTCGGCATCAAACTTGGCGGCCAAGCCGACACCTTCATGGGGCTAGCCGGACTCGGCGACCTGATTTTGACTTGTACCGACAATCAATCCAGAAACCGCCGCTTTGGCTTGGCATTAGGCCAAGGCAAAGACCAAAAATACGCTTTAAGCGAAATCAATCAGGAAGTCGAAGGCGTATCGGCCGCCCGAGAAGCGCACCGCCTATCGCAAAAATACGGCGTCGAAATGCCAATTACCGAACAAGTCTATAAGGTGTTATTCGAACATCTCCCGCCTAAACAAGCCGTCCAAAACCTGCTGACACGCGATCAAAAGCCGGAAAGTTTGTAA
- a CDS encoding UDP-N-acetylmuramoyl-L-alanyl-D-glutamate--2,6-diaminopimelate ligase produces the protein MKLAELLNGLTVSPPDLEISGLCLDSRNIKTGEAFIALNGAIQHGIAHAEQAITNGAIVVLYDPIGANVDKLKVPSLPITDLPQKLGEIAARFYGNPSQLLDVIGVTGTNGKTTCSQLIAQALPACGVIGTLGWGDVGNLQPTANTTPDALTVQQMLSEFVKQDKRNAAMEVSSHGLHQGRVNGVRFKGAVFTNLSRDHLDYHGSMAEYLQAKLALFKTPGLQFAVVNLDDPSSAEVLQSVPNAVESWTFSATGRRGIAKEAVSAEQVKHSAGGIEFDVVWREQKCRATTSLVGGFNLDNVLAVLCVLLATGSKFEAAVAQLAKLSAIAGRMEKFGGHGKPTIFVDYAHSPDALEKVLKAVKGANRLRVVFGCGGDRDKGKRPQMGRIAETWADQVIVTDDNPRGEVPAAIIKDILSGCQSQKITVINDRTTAINTVIRQADPDDCVVIAGKGHEDYQEIGGVKQPFSDSAVVMQALAAWSKP, from the coding sequence ATGAAACTGGCCGAATTGCTAAACGGACTGACAGTATCGCCACCGGATTTGGAGATTAGCGGCTTGTGTTTGGATAGCAGAAACATAAAGACTGGGGAGGCTTTTATTGCACTGAACGGCGCAATTCAGCATGGCATCGCACATGCGGAACAGGCCATTACCAACGGTGCGATAGTAGTGCTTTACGACCCAATCGGCGCCAATGTTGATAAGTTGAAAGTACCAAGTTTGCCGATAACCGACTTGCCCCAAAAGCTGGGCGAGATTGCTGCAAGATTTTACGGTAATCCATCGCAATTATTGGATGTGATCGGCGTGACCGGCACCAACGGCAAGACCACCTGCAGCCAATTAATCGCGCAGGCTTTGCCCGCGTGCGGCGTAATAGGCACATTGGGCTGGGGCGATGTTGGCAACTTGCAGCCAACCGCCAATACCACACCCGATGCACTGACGGTGCAGCAGATGCTGAGTGAGTTTGTAAAGCAAGATAAGCGTAACGCGGCCATGGAAGTTTCCTCGCACGGCTTGCACCAGGGCCGGGTTAACGGGGTCAGATTTAAAGGCGCGGTATTTACCAATTTGAGCCGGGACCACCTGGATTATCACGGCAGCATGGCGGAATACCTGCAAGCCAAACTGGCGTTGTTCAAGACACCGGGGCTGCAATTTGCGGTGGTCAATCTCGACGATCCGAGCAGCGCCGAGGTTTTGCAAAGCGTACCGAACGCCGTTGAGAGTTGGACTTTCAGCGCGACCGGCCGACGCGGTATTGCTAAGGAAGCCGTAAGCGCCGAACAAGTAAAACACAGCGCTGGCGGCATTGAATTCGATGTCGTCTGGCGTGAGCAAAAGTGCCGGGCTACAACATCGCTGGTTGGTGGCTTTAACCTGGATAACGTGCTGGCGGTGCTTTGTGTACTACTGGCGACCGGCAGCAAATTCGAAGCCGCCGTCGCGCAGTTGGCCAAATTAAGTGCCATTGCCGGCCGCATGGAAAAATTCGGCGGCCACGGCAAGCCTACGATATTTGTGGATTATGCGCATAGCCCGGACGCACTGGAAAAAGTGCTGAAAGCCGTCAAAGGCGCAAACCGGTTAAGAGTCGTGTTTGGCTGCGGCGGCGACCGTGACAAGGGCAAGCGCCCGCAGATGGGCCGGATTGCCGAAACCTGGGCGGATCAAGTTATCGTCACCGACGACAATCCGCGCGGTGAAGTACCAGCAGCAATTATTAAAGACATTTTGAGCGGCTGCCAAAGCCAAAAAATAACGGTAATTAACGATAGAACCACGGCCATAAACACAGTGATACGACAAGCAGACCCAGACGATTGCGTAGTGATAGCCGGCAAGGGCCATGAGGACTACCAAGAAATCGGCGGCGTGAAGCAGCCGTTCAGCGATAGCGCTGTCGTCATGCAAGCACTGGCGGCGTGGAGCAAGCCATGA
- the secB gene encoding protein-export chaperone SecB, protein MAEINTSSEKQFAIQKIYTKDISFETPNAPKIFTQKWEPALDLNLGTHVQPIENSMYEVSLTLTVTVKIADSTAYLVEVNQSGIFSIAGFTEQEMGPMLGSFCPNVLFPYAREVISDLVNKGGFPQLILAPVNFDALYMQHLQQAQAEQEPEAKTLN, encoded by the coding sequence ATGGCCGAAATCAACACATCCAGCGAAAAGCAATTCGCGATTCAAAAGATTTATACCAAAGACATTTCTTTTGAGACCCCCAACGCTCCAAAGATATTCACCCAAAAATGGGAGCCCGCGCTGGATCTTAATCTCGGCACACACGTTCAACCCATCGAAAACTCGATGTACGAAGTATCCCTGACATTAACTGTCACCGTAAAAATAGCCGACAGCACTGCCTATTTAGTTGAAGTAAATCAATCTGGGATTTTTTCGATAGCCGGCTTCACCGAACAAGAAATGGGCCCAATGTTAGGCAGCTTTTGCCCCAACGTCTTGTTCCCGTATGCGAGAGAAGTAATTTCCGATCTTGTCAATAAAGGCGGCTTTCCTCAGTTAATCTTGGCGCCGGTCAATTTCGACGCATTGTATATGCAGCACCTGCAACAAGCACAAGCTGAACAGGAACCTGAAGCAAAAACGCTAAATTAA
- a CDS encoding rhodanese-like domain-containing protein: MNSDDVVVLDVRETNEFVKSHIENAINIPLGKLEEQIGSLEKHKNHPMIVTCQTGARSVAACKTLTKAGFDNVFNMTGGMQSWEDNKLPIKVSSKN, encoded by the coding sequence ATGAACAGCGACGATGTCGTTGTGCTCGACGTCCGGGAAACCAACGAATTCGTCAAAAGCCACATCGAAAATGCGATCAATATCCCCTTAGGCAAATTAGAAGAACAAATTGGCTCTTTGGAAAAGCATAAAAATCATCCCATGATCGTTACCTGCCAGACTGGCGCCCGCTCCGTAGCCGCTTGCAAAACGCTCACCAAAGCCGGATTTGATAATGTATTTAATATGACTGGGGGCATGCAATCCTGGGAAGACAACAAACTCCCCATCAAAGTCAGCAGTAAAAACTAA
- a CDS encoding peptidoglycan D,D-transpeptidase FtsI family protein, giving the protein MRIATGAGTIPRQNTDFVIRRRLLLSVMLLAMLALVGRAVYLQILDKEFLQDKGDMQHVGVVSVSAYRGQIKDRNGEPLAISTPVQSIWVNPRQLRDAEQDKLTPMAKILGFPEKELRALLKKEKDANKRFVYLRRQINPDIAEKVKALEITGVYFEREFKRYYPAGAVSGHLLGFTNIDDIGQEGIEHGYEHILRGQPGKKRVIKDGKGQIIKDVENIEEAIPGRDLVLTIDERLQYLAYRELQNAMIQNKAHSASLVVLDAKNGDVLATVSQPAFNPNNRKELSSNRYRNRAMVDSFEPGSTVKPFVVAAALDGGYIKPNVMIETHGVYHLGRNVVKDVHNYGTMDLTHVLQKSSNIAVTQIAMTMPPEYFWGVYSRLGFGTSAGVGFPGEASGSLLDYQGWHEFDQAILSFGYGVSTSILQLARAYTALADDGIIHSVALLKRDEDPDAQRIFKPETARKVREMLEHVISKEGTAYQARVEGYRVAGKTGTVKKAGAGGYSEDKYLSVFVGMAPASNPRFIIAIVVDEPTTGQYYGGLVAAPAFSKVMAGALRVYGVEPDGMDNMHLLLSKQ; this is encoded by the coding sequence ATGCGAATTGCCACCGGTGCGGGCACGATACCGCGCCAAAATACAGATTTTGTGATCCGGCGCAGATTGCTGCTTTCGGTGATGTTGTTGGCCATGTTGGCCTTGGTGGGCCGCGCGGTATACCTGCAAATTCTCGATAAAGAATTCCTGCAGGACAAAGGCGATATGCAGCACGTCGGCGTGGTGTCGGTTTCGGCTTATCGCGGGCAGATTAAGGATAGGAACGGCGAACCGCTGGCGATCAGCACTCCGGTGCAGTCAATTTGGGTCAACCCGCGGCAACTGCGAGATGCCGAACAGGACAAATTGACACCGATGGCAAAGATCCTTGGCTTTCCGGAAAAGGAACTTCGAGCCCTCTTGAAAAAGGAAAAAGACGCCAACAAGCGTTTCGTCTATTTGCGCAGACAGATTAACCCGGATATAGCCGAAAAAGTCAAAGCCCTGGAAATTACCGGTGTGTACTTCGAACGGGAGTTTAAGCGTTACTACCCGGCCGGTGCGGTATCAGGGCATTTATTGGGCTTTACCAATATCGACGACATCGGCCAGGAAGGCATAGAGCACGGCTACGAGCACATTCTGCGCGGCCAGCCCGGCAAAAAGCGCGTGATTAAGGACGGCAAAGGTCAGATCATCAAGGACGTGGAAAATATTGAAGAAGCCATCCCGGGCCGCGACCTGGTGTTGACTATCGACGAGCGTCTGCAATACCTGGCTTACCGGGAATTACAGAATGCAATGATTCAGAACAAAGCGCATTCGGCATCGCTGGTGGTGCTGGATGCCAAAAACGGCGATGTATTAGCGACTGTCAGCCAACCGGCTTTCAATCCCAATAATCGCAAAGAATTGAGCAGTAACCGCTACCGCAACCGGGCCATGGTGGACAGTTTTGAACCGGGCTCGACGGTCAAACCCTTTGTGGTGGCGGCGGCACTGGATGGCGGCTATATCAAGCCCAACGTAATGATAGAAACCCATGGTGTATATCACTTGGGCCGCAACGTGGTTAAGGATGTGCATAACTACGGCACGATGGATTTGACCCACGTGCTGCAAAAATCCAGCAATATCGCGGTCACGCAAATCGCGATGACCATGCCACCGGAGTATTTTTGGGGCGTATATAGCCGGTTAGGCTTTGGCACCTCCGCCGGCGTCGGTTTTCCGGGAGAAGCTAGCGGCTCCTTACTGGATTATCAAGGCTGGCATGAATTCGACCAGGCGATTTTATCGTTTGGTTACGGGGTTTCCACCTCGATTTTACAATTGGCCAGAGCCTATACCGCTTTGGCGGACGACGGCATCATTCATTCCGTGGCTTTACTGAAGCGCGACGAAGATCCTGACGCCCAACGGATTTTCAAACCCGAAACCGCTAGAAAGGTTCGGGAAATGCTGGAACACGTGATCAGCAAAGAGGGCACTGCGTATCAGGCCAGAGTCGAGGGTTATCGGGTAGCGGGTAAAACCGGTACCGTGAAAAAGGCCGGCGCCGGCGGTTACAGCGAAGACAAATATTTATCGGTATTTGTGGGCATGGCGCCGGCCAGCAATCCGCGCTTCATTATCGCAATTGTGGTCGACGAACCCACCACCGGCCAGTATTACGGCGGCCTGGTGGCGGCTCCGGCATTCTCTAAAGTGATGGCGGGTGCTCTAAGAGTTTACGGCGTTGAGCCTGACGGCATGGACAACATGCATTTGTTGTTGAGCAAACAATGA
- a CDS encoding murein hydrolase activator EnvC family protein: MRVGSYFLLTWVAIVWALPAKSDSVKARSLAEVQSQIQQVGYDVKSLGAEKSRLLEQLQKLERQYGELANSLRGIKAEIRQQEQALQEVRNKSVATQKDMRSQEKELEGLIKSVYAMGGDKEGLKVILNQHNPAVSSRMLVYYDYISKARLQKLQAMAEDFKVLRQLEAQKDTETQLLQVSLEKKQQETEAMQALKKQRETLLADIQQDYASKSVQLAGLMHDEKKLQALVASLQKTDDNEAHEPAVEPERVLEKREKPAEQPEPPKKSEANPVREPVGLSFAELQGKLPWPVQGAITDRFGSRRYETTWDGVVISAREGADIHAVNAGRVVYADWLRGYGLMIIVDHGKGYMSLYAFNQSLHKSVGEHVRAGETLASVGRSGGRADAALYFGIRKKGRPIDPEQWCRKPAKG; the protein is encoded by the coding sequence ATGCGTGTCGGCAGCTATTTTTTGCTCACTTGGGTTGCGATTGTCTGGGCTTTGCCCGCTAAGAGCGATTCCGTAAAAGCCCGCAGTTTGGCAGAGGTGCAATCGCAAATTCAGCAAGTTGGCTATGACGTGAAAAGCCTGGGAGCTGAAAAGTCTCGATTGTTAGAGCAGTTGCAAAAACTGGAGCGGCAATACGGGGAGCTTGCAAATAGTCTGCGCGGCATCAAAGCCGAAATCAGGCAGCAAGAGCAGGCATTGCAGGAAGTGCGTAATAAAAGCGTTGCCACCCAAAAAGACATGCGTAGCCAGGAGAAGGAGCTTGAGGGGCTGATCAAGTCGGTTTATGCGATGGGCGGCGATAAAGAAGGCTTGAAGGTTATTCTCAATCAGCATAATCCGGCGGTATCAAGCCGAATGTTGGTTTACTACGATTACATTAGTAAGGCCCGCTTACAAAAGCTGCAGGCGATGGCTGAGGATTTCAAGGTTTTGCGGCAGTTGGAAGCACAAAAAGACACGGAAACTCAGCTGTTGCAAGTGTCTCTCGAGAAGAAACAGCAAGAAACCGAGGCGATGCAGGCGCTGAAAAAACAGCGAGAAACATTGCTTGCCGACATTCAGCAAGACTATGCATCGAAAAGTGTTCAGCTGGCTGGGTTGATGCATGACGAGAAAAAATTGCAGGCCTTGGTAGCATCATTACAGAAAACTGATGATAATGAAGCTCATGAGCCCGCGGTTGAGCCGGAGCGCGTGCTTGAGAAACGCGAAAAGCCTGCCGAACAACCCGAACCGCCTAAAAAATCCGAAGCCAACCCGGTTCGCGAGCCGGTGGGTCTATCTTTTGCCGAGTTGCAAGGAAAGCTGCCTTGGCCGGTGCAAGGTGCGATAACTGATCGTTTCGGCAGTCGCCGCTACGAGACAACCTGGGACGGTGTGGTGATTAGCGCTCGTGAAGGTGCCGATATTCATGCGGTTAATGCCGGGAGAGTTGTTTACGCCGATTGGTTGCGGGGTTATGGTTTGATGATCATTGTCGATCATGGTAAAGGGTATATGAGTTTGTATGCATTCAATCAAAGTTTGCATAAAAGCGTGGGAGAGCATGTTAGAGCCGGCGAGACACTGGCTTCGGTTGGACGTAGCGGTGGGCGTGCGGATGCGGCGTTGTACTTCGGCATCAGGAAAAAAGGTCGGCCCATTGATCCCGAGCAATGGTGCCGTAAGCCGGCCAAGGGTTAA
- the ftsL gene encoding cell division protein FtsL, with amino-acid sequence MAIARNILLTLLVAMLMISGIAVIYSKYQSRLLFIDIQKKEKELDDYEVEWGRLQLELTTLTEENRVEIEARTRLMLTLPAQDKIIYIKP; translated from the coding sequence ATGGCGATTGCAAGAAATATCCTGCTGACATTGCTGGTGGCGATGCTGATGATCTCCGGAATTGCCGTGATTTACAGCAAATACCAATCGCGACTGCTGTTTATCGACATTCAGAAAAAAGAAAAAGAGCTCGACGACTACGAAGTGGAATGGGGTCGGCTACAACTGGAATTGACGACGCTCACCGAAGAAAACCGGGTTGAAATCGAAGCAAGGACACGGCTGATGCTGACTTTGCCGGCCCAAGACAAAATTATTTATATAAAGCCGTAA